One part of the Ursus arctos isolate Adak ecotype North America unplaced genomic scaffold, UrsArc2.0 scaffold_14, whole genome shotgun sequence genome encodes these proteins:
- the VGLL4 gene encoding transcription cofactor vestigial-like protein 4 isoform X5, whose protein sequence is MTKVRNKTANGDCRKDPRERSRSPIERAVAPTMSLHGNHLYTSLPSLSMEQPLALTKNSMDASRSAGISPTLTPVERQQNRPSVITCASASTRNCNLSHCPIAHSGCVAAGPASYRRAPSSTTTCDPVVEEHFRRSLGKNYKEPEPAPNSVSITGSVDDHFAKALGDTWLQIKAAKDGASSSPESASRRGQPASPSAHMVSHSHSPSVVS, encoded by the exons gAACAAGACTGCCAATGGAGACTGCCGAAAAGACCCTCGGGAGCGGAGCCGCAGCCCCATCGAGCGTGCCGTGGCCCCCACCATGAGCCTGCATGGCAACCACCTGTACAcgtccctccccagcctcagcatGGAGCAGCCCCTAGCACTGACCAAGAACAGCATGGACGCCAGCAGGTCGGCTGGCATCTCGCCCACGCTGACCCCAGTGGAGCGGCAGCAG AACCGGCCTTCGGTGATCACGTGCGCCTCTGCCAGCACCCGCAACTGCAacctctcccactgccccatcGCGCACAGCGGCTGCGTGGCGGCCGGGCCGGCCAGCTACCGGAGGGCCCCGAGCT CCACCACCACCTGCGACCCCGTGGTGGAGGAGCACTTCCGCAGGAGCCTGGGCAAGAACTACAAGGAGCCCGAGCCGGCGCCCAATTCGGTGTCCATCACGGGCTCCGTGGACGACCACTTTGCCAAAGCCCTGGGTGATACGTGGCTTCAGATCAAGGCGGCCAAGGACGGCGCATCCAGCAGCCCCGAGTCAGCCTCGCGCAGGGGCCAGCCTGCCAGCCCCTCCGCGCACATGGTCAGCCACAGCCACTCCCCCTCCGTGGTCTCGTGA